In Nymphaea colorata isolate Beijing-Zhang1983 chromosome 3, ASM883128v2, whole genome shotgun sequence, a genomic segment contains:
- the LOC116250649 gene encoding putative disease resistance protein At5g47280 isoform X2: MNFRDCFHRLQKTVETLQVTVLEVKRLDEELRDTKLDDKATVRRRENMTELLDCLEYGKHLINKCSMLPNWKIWKRYMYAKKLMNLDAQLLRFTSMNMQAEIWVDTKQMMAEAKRLYTELSSLGMNSTSRSGKFAYSNSMPQLPSKIVGLSVPLEELKRKLLFDNVNVIGICAPGGCGKTTLATKLCQDNKVQAAFAEIVFITVSETPNLLEIYQRLWAKLVNASCIPNFITENDAIDQLTDSLSNRKQKPALVLLDDVWSESVLQRLVFRKMGLKTLVTSRINFKGLDVVYPLQMLGQEDARDLFCQSAFVPDQALDKLDHELLEQMEQIVKGCKGLPLALKVIGGSLRQEPVRKWRKTAQMLQQGNQIFEMHDDLLRCLSSSLNSLSKILTECFMDLGTFPEDEKIPAASLIDMWVEIHGLTEDDAYVVLLELASRNLVTLVERTRSEAGDVDGSFSDLFVFQHDLLRELAIYTSRVNNGHPATRLILSEGDLLKISQRQKEQASLAEIVSFLTGQMGPGNWFDIPFPHAEVLILNFSADSYFLPPFLEKMENLKVLICANHSARPAELHGLSALGSLKNLHRIRLEKISIPPLSTFTQAMQTVQKLVMVLCEVSQVIHWDIHSIFPMLTELELDYCHGVETLPPGLCSLTNLQKLSITNCPDLVELPEGIGGLGRLEVLRLHSCSSLEGLPDSSCELGSLRFLDLSHCSSIESLPDNIGQLQHLKRIDMRWCLGLREVPTSVTQLKCLRAVVCDEDTAYLWRPFEHVLSKVTFHIPKEDVNLKFLV, translated from the exons ATGAACTTCCGTGACTGCTTTCATCGGTTGCAAAAGACTGTAGAAACTTTACAAGTTACAGTATTGGAGGTTAAACGATTAGATGAGGAGTTAAGGGATACCAAACTGGATGACAAGGCAACAGTTCGAAGACGAGAAAACATGACTGAACTATTAGATTGTTTGGAATACGGCAAACATTTGATCAATAAATGTTCCATGCTGCCAAATTGGAAAATCTGGAAGAGGTACATGTATGCCAAGAAATTAATGAACTTAGATGCACAGTTGCTAAGGTTTACAAGTATGAATATGCAGGCCGAAATATGGGTGGATACAAAACAGATGATGGCAGAGGCAAAGAGGCTGTACACGGAATTAAGTAGCTTGGGCATGAACTCTACTTCTCGTAGTGGAAAGTTTGCTTACTCAAATTCAATGCCCCAGCTTCCAAGCAAAATTGTTGGTTTGAGTGTTCCTCTGGAAGAGTTAAAGAGGAAGCTGCTCTTTGACAATGTCAATGTTATTGGAATATGTGCACCCGGAGGATGCGGGAAGACGACCTTGGCAACAAAGCTCTGTCAAGATAACAAAGTACAAG CTGCATTCGCAGAGATTGTTTTCATTACAGTCTCTGAGACGCCAAACTTGCTAGAGATATATCAAAGACTGTGGGCAAAGCTGGTCAATGCCAGTTGCATACCTAATTTTATTACTGAGAATGATGCAATCGATCAGTTAACAGACAGTCTGAGCAACAGAAAGCAAAAACCTGCTCTAGTGCTTTTAGATGATGTTTGGTCTGAATCAGTACTCCAGAGGCTTGTATTCAGGAAGATGGGCTTAAAAACACTAGTCACATCAAGAATCAATTTTAAAGGTCTTGATGTAGTTTATCCTTTACAAATGCTGGGACAAGAAGATGCCAGGGATCTCTTCTGTCAATCAGCTTTCGTCCCTGATCAAGCCCTTGATAAGTTGGATCATGAGCTTCTGGAACAGATGGAACAG ATAGTGAAAGGTTGCAAAGGTCTGCCACTGGCACTAAAAGTAATTGGAGGCTCACTGAGGCAGGAACCTGTCAGAAAATGGCGCAAGACAGCACAGATGCTCCAGCAAGGAAATCAAATCTTTGAGATGCATGACGATCTCCTGAGATGCTTGAGCAGCAGCTTAAACTCCTTGAGTAAAATACTTACAGAGTGTTTCATGGACCTGGGTACTTTTCCGGAAGATGAAAAGATTCCTGCAGCTTCTCTCATTGATATGTGGGTCGAAATCCATGGCTTAACTGAGGATGATGCGTATGTTGTTTTGCTTGAACTTGCCAGCAGAAACCTTGTTACACTTGTTGAGAGAACAAG GAGTGAGGCTGGGGATGTAGATGGGAGCTTCAGTGACCTCTTTGTTTTTCAGCATGACCTGCTGAGAGAATTGGCAATCTATACCAGCCGTGTGAACAATGGCCATCCGGCGACGAGGCTTATCTTGAGTGAAGGAGATCTTCTGAAAATCTCGCAGCGACAGAAGGAACAAGCATCCCTGGCTGAGATTGTTTCCTTCCTCACTG GTCAAATGGGTCCCGGGAACTGGTTTGATATACCTTTTCCTCATGCTGAGGTCTTGATCCTGAATTTCTCAGCTGACTCGTATTTCTTACCTCCATTTCtggagaaaatggaaaaccTCAAGGTTTTGATTTGTGCAAACCACAGCGCACGCCCTGCAGAATTACACGGCCTGTCTGCATTGGGTTCCCTGAAGAATCTCCACAGAATAAGACTGGAGAAAATATCAATCCCTCCTCTTTCTACTTTTACACAAGCAATGCAGACAGTGCAGAAGCTAGTAATGGTGCTCTGTGAGGTCAGTCAAGTCATTCATTGGGATATTCATAGCATCTTTCCAATGTTAACGGAGCTAGAACTGGACTACTGCCACGGTGTAGAGACATTGCCTCCTGGATTATGCAGTCTTACCAATCTACAGAAACTAAGCATAACAAATTGCCCTGATCTAGTTGAACTGCCCGAGGGAATAGGTGGATTAGGAAGATTAGAGGTCCTAAGGTTACACTCTTGTTCAAGTTTGGAAGGCCTTCCGGATTCTTCATGTGAACTTGGAAGCCTCAGATTCTTGGATCTGTCTCATTGCTCGAGCATTGAGAGCTTGCCAGACAACATCGGCCAGTTGCAGCATTTGAAAAGAATTGATATGAGATGGTGCTTAGGCCTGAGGGAAGTGCCTACATCGGTGACACAGTTGAAATGTCTTAGAGCAGTTGTATGTGATGAGGATACTGCTTATCTATGGAGGCCTTTTGAGCATGTGCTTAGCAAAGTAACGTTTCACATTCCTAAAGAAGATGTGAACTTGAAATTTCTTGTCTAA
- the LOC116250649 gene encoding putative disease resistance protein At5g47280 isoform X1: MSDLVNGAVVGVIVAELLKAILEGEETAMNFRDCFHRLQKTVETLQVTVLEVKRLDEELRDTKLDDKATVRRRENMTELLDCLEYGKHLINKCSMLPNWKIWKRYMYAKKLMNLDAQLLRFTSMNMQAEIWVDTKQMMAEAKRLYTELSSLGMNSTSRSGKFAYSNSMPQLPSKIVGLSVPLEELKRKLLFDNVNVIGICAPGGCGKTTLATKLCQDNKVQAAFAEIVFITVSETPNLLEIYQRLWAKLVNASCIPNFITENDAIDQLTDSLSNRKQKPALVLLDDVWSESVLQRLVFRKMGLKTLVTSRINFKGLDVVYPLQMLGQEDARDLFCQSAFVPDQALDKLDHELLEQMEQIVKGCKGLPLALKVIGGSLRQEPVRKWRKTAQMLQQGNQIFEMHDDLLRCLSSSLNSLSKILTECFMDLGTFPEDEKIPAASLIDMWVEIHGLTEDDAYVVLLELASRNLVTLVERTRSEAGDVDGSFSDLFVFQHDLLRELAIYTSRVNNGHPATRLILSEGDLLKISQRQKEQASLAEIVSFLTGQMGPGNWFDIPFPHAEVLILNFSADSYFLPPFLEKMENLKVLICANHSARPAELHGLSALGSLKNLHRIRLEKISIPPLSTFTQAMQTVQKLVMVLCEVSQVIHWDIHSIFPMLTELELDYCHGVETLPPGLCSLTNLQKLSITNCPDLVELPEGIGGLGRLEVLRLHSCSSLEGLPDSSCELGSLRFLDLSHCSSIESLPDNIGQLQHLKRIDMRWCLGLREVPTSVTQLKCLRAVVCDEDTAYLWRPFEHVLSKVTFHIPKEDVNLKFLV, encoded by the exons ATGTCTGATTTAGTCAACGGTGCAGTAGTTGGTGTTATAGTTGCAGAGCTGCTGAAAGCTATTCTAGAGGGAGAGGAGACCGCTATGAACTTCCGTGACTGCTTTCATCGGTTGCAAAAGACTGTAGAAACTTTACAAGTTACAGTATTGGAGGTTAAACGATTAGATGAGGAGTTAAGGGATACCAAACTGGATGACAAGGCAACAGTTCGAAGACGAGAAAACATGACTGAACTATTAGATTGTTTGGAATACGGCAAACATTTGATCAATAAATGTTCCATGCTGCCAAATTGGAAAATCTGGAAGAGGTACATGTATGCCAAGAAATTAATGAACTTAGATGCACAGTTGCTAAGGTTTACAAGTATGAATATGCAGGCCGAAATATGGGTGGATACAAAACAGATGATGGCAGAGGCAAAGAGGCTGTACACGGAATTAAGTAGCTTGGGCATGAACTCTACTTCTCGTAGTGGAAAGTTTGCTTACTCAAATTCAATGCCCCAGCTTCCAAGCAAAATTGTTGGTTTGAGTGTTCCTCTGGAAGAGTTAAAGAGGAAGCTGCTCTTTGACAATGTCAATGTTATTGGAATATGTGCACCCGGAGGATGCGGGAAGACGACCTTGGCAACAAAGCTCTGTCAAGATAACAAAGTACAAG CTGCATTCGCAGAGATTGTTTTCATTACAGTCTCTGAGACGCCAAACTTGCTAGAGATATATCAAAGACTGTGGGCAAAGCTGGTCAATGCCAGTTGCATACCTAATTTTATTACTGAGAATGATGCAATCGATCAGTTAACAGACAGTCTGAGCAACAGAAAGCAAAAACCTGCTCTAGTGCTTTTAGATGATGTTTGGTCTGAATCAGTACTCCAGAGGCTTGTATTCAGGAAGATGGGCTTAAAAACACTAGTCACATCAAGAATCAATTTTAAAGGTCTTGATGTAGTTTATCCTTTACAAATGCTGGGACAAGAAGATGCCAGGGATCTCTTCTGTCAATCAGCTTTCGTCCCTGATCAAGCCCTTGATAAGTTGGATCATGAGCTTCTGGAACAGATGGAACAG ATAGTGAAAGGTTGCAAAGGTCTGCCACTGGCACTAAAAGTAATTGGAGGCTCACTGAGGCAGGAACCTGTCAGAAAATGGCGCAAGACAGCACAGATGCTCCAGCAAGGAAATCAAATCTTTGAGATGCATGACGATCTCCTGAGATGCTTGAGCAGCAGCTTAAACTCCTTGAGTAAAATACTTACAGAGTGTTTCATGGACCTGGGTACTTTTCCGGAAGATGAAAAGATTCCTGCAGCTTCTCTCATTGATATGTGGGTCGAAATCCATGGCTTAACTGAGGATGATGCGTATGTTGTTTTGCTTGAACTTGCCAGCAGAAACCTTGTTACACTTGTTGAGAGAACAAG GAGTGAGGCTGGGGATGTAGATGGGAGCTTCAGTGACCTCTTTGTTTTTCAGCATGACCTGCTGAGAGAATTGGCAATCTATACCAGCCGTGTGAACAATGGCCATCCGGCGACGAGGCTTATCTTGAGTGAAGGAGATCTTCTGAAAATCTCGCAGCGACAGAAGGAACAAGCATCCCTGGCTGAGATTGTTTCCTTCCTCACTG GTCAAATGGGTCCCGGGAACTGGTTTGATATACCTTTTCCTCATGCTGAGGTCTTGATCCTGAATTTCTCAGCTGACTCGTATTTCTTACCTCCATTTCtggagaaaatggaaaaccTCAAGGTTTTGATTTGTGCAAACCACAGCGCACGCCCTGCAGAATTACACGGCCTGTCTGCATTGGGTTCCCTGAAGAATCTCCACAGAATAAGACTGGAGAAAATATCAATCCCTCCTCTTTCTACTTTTACACAAGCAATGCAGACAGTGCAGAAGCTAGTAATGGTGCTCTGTGAGGTCAGTCAAGTCATTCATTGGGATATTCATAGCATCTTTCCAATGTTAACGGAGCTAGAACTGGACTACTGCCACGGTGTAGAGACATTGCCTCCTGGATTATGCAGTCTTACCAATCTACAGAAACTAAGCATAACAAATTGCCCTGATCTAGTTGAACTGCCCGAGGGAATAGGTGGATTAGGAAGATTAGAGGTCCTAAGGTTACACTCTTGTTCAAGTTTGGAAGGCCTTCCGGATTCTTCATGTGAACTTGGAAGCCTCAGATTCTTGGATCTGTCTCATTGCTCGAGCATTGAGAGCTTGCCAGACAACATCGGCCAGTTGCAGCATTTGAAAAGAATTGATATGAGATGGTGCTTAGGCCTGAGGGAAGTGCCTACATCGGTGACACAGTTGAAATGTCTTAGAGCAGTTGTATGTGATGAGGATACTGCTTATCTATGGAGGCCTTTTGAGCATGTGCTTAGCAAAGTAACGTTTCACATTCCTAAAGAAGATGTGAACTTGAAATTTCTTGTCTAA
- the LOC116250649 gene encoding putative disease resistance protein At5g47280 isoform X3: MFHAAKLENLEEAEIWVDTKQMMAEAKRLYTELSSLGMNSTSRSGKFAYSNSMPQLPSKIVGLSVPLEELKRKLLFDNVNVIGICAPGGCGKTTLATKLCQDNKVQAAFAEIVFITVSETPNLLEIYQRLWAKLVNASCIPNFITENDAIDQLTDSLSNRKQKPALVLLDDVWSESVLQRLVFRKMGLKTLVTSRINFKGLDVVYPLQMLGQEDARDLFCQSAFVPDQALDKLDHELLEQMEQIVKGCKGLPLALKVIGGSLRQEPVRKWRKTAQMLQQGNQIFEMHDDLLRCLSSSLNSLSKILTECFMDLGTFPEDEKIPAASLIDMWVEIHGLTEDDAYVVLLELASRNLVTLVERTRSEAGDVDGSFSDLFVFQHDLLRELAIYTSRVNNGHPATRLILSEGDLLKISQRQKEQASLAEIVSFLTGQMGPGNWFDIPFPHAEVLILNFSADSYFLPPFLEKMENLKVLICANHSARPAELHGLSALGSLKNLHRIRLEKISIPPLSTFTQAMQTVQKLVMVLCEVSQVIHWDIHSIFPMLTELELDYCHGVETLPPGLCSLTNLQKLSITNCPDLVELPEGIGGLGRLEVLRLHSCSSLEGLPDSSCELGSLRFLDLSHCSSIESLPDNIGQLQHLKRIDMRWCLGLREVPTSVTQLKCLRAVVCDEDTAYLWRPFEHVLSKVTFHIPKEDVNLKFLV; this comes from the exons ATGTTCCATGCTGCCAAATTGGAAAATCTGGAAGAG GCCGAAATATGGGTGGATACAAAACAGATGATGGCAGAGGCAAAGAGGCTGTACACGGAATTAAGTAGCTTGGGCATGAACTCTACTTCTCGTAGTGGAAAGTTTGCTTACTCAAATTCAATGCCCCAGCTTCCAAGCAAAATTGTTGGTTTGAGTGTTCCTCTGGAAGAGTTAAAGAGGAAGCTGCTCTTTGACAATGTCAATGTTATTGGAATATGTGCACCCGGAGGATGCGGGAAGACGACCTTGGCAACAAAGCTCTGTCAAGATAACAAAGTACAAG CTGCATTCGCAGAGATTGTTTTCATTACAGTCTCTGAGACGCCAAACTTGCTAGAGATATATCAAAGACTGTGGGCAAAGCTGGTCAATGCCAGTTGCATACCTAATTTTATTACTGAGAATGATGCAATCGATCAGTTAACAGACAGTCTGAGCAACAGAAAGCAAAAACCTGCTCTAGTGCTTTTAGATGATGTTTGGTCTGAATCAGTACTCCAGAGGCTTGTATTCAGGAAGATGGGCTTAAAAACACTAGTCACATCAAGAATCAATTTTAAAGGTCTTGATGTAGTTTATCCTTTACAAATGCTGGGACAAGAAGATGCCAGGGATCTCTTCTGTCAATCAGCTTTCGTCCCTGATCAAGCCCTTGATAAGTTGGATCATGAGCTTCTGGAACAGATGGAACAG ATAGTGAAAGGTTGCAAAGGTCTGCCACTGGCACTAAAAGTAATTGGAGGCTCACTGAGGCAGGAACCTGTCAGAAAATGGCGCAAGACAGCACAGATGCTCCAGCAAGGAAATCAAATCTTTGAGATGCATGACGATCTCCTGAGATGCTTGAGCAGCAGCTTAAACTCCTTGAGTAAAATACTTACAGAGTGTTTCATGGACCTGGGTACTTTTCCGGAAGATGAAAAGATTCCTGCAGCTTCTCTCATTGATATGTGGGTCGAAATCCATGGCTTAACTGAGGATGATGCGTATGTTGTTTTGCTTGAACTTGCCAGCAGAAACCTTGTTACACTTGTTGAGAGAACAAG GAGTGAGGCTGGGGATGTAGATGGGAGCTTCAGTGACCTCTTTGTTTTTCAGCATGACCTGCTGAGAGAATTGGCAATCTATACCAGCCGTGTGAACAATGGCCATCCGGCGACGAGGCTTATCTTGAGTGAAGGAGATCTTCTGAAAATCTCGCAGCGACAGAAGGAACAAGCATCCCTGGCTGAGATTGTTTCCTTCCTCACTG GTCAAATGGGTCCCGGGAACTGGTTTGATATACCTTTTCCTCATGCTGAGGTCTTGATCCTGAATTTCTCAGCTGACTCGTATTTCTTACCTCCATTTCtggagaaaatggaaaaccTCAAGGTTTTGATTTGTGCAAACCACAGCGCACGCCCTGCAGAATTACACGGCCTGTCTGCATTGGGTTCCCTGAAGAATCTCCACAGAATAAGACTGGAGAAAATATCAATCCCTCCTCTTTCTACTTTTACACAAGCAATGCAGACAGTGCAGAAGCTAGTAATGGTGCTCTGTGAGGTCAGTCAAGTCATTCATTGGGATATTCATAGCATCTTTCCAATGTTAACGGAGCTAGAACTGGACTACTGCCACGGTGTAGAGACATTGCCTCCTGGATTATGCAGTCTTACCAATCTACAGAAACTAAGCATAACAAATTGCCCTGATCTAGTTGAACTGCCCGAGGGAATAGGTGGATTAGGAAGATTAGAGGTCCTAAGGTTACACTCTTGTTCAAGTTTGGAAGGCCTTCCGGATTCTTCATGTGAACTTGGAAGCCTCAGATTCTTGGATCTGTCTCATTGCTCGAGCATTGAGAGCTTGCCAGACAACATCGGCCAGTTGCAGCATTTGAAAAGAATTGATATGAGATGGTGCTTAGGCCTGAGGGAAGTGCCTACATCGGTGACACAGTTGAAATGTCTTAGAGCAGTTGTATGTGATGAGGATACTGCTTATCTATGGAGGCCTTTTGAGCATGTGCTTAGCAAAGTAACGTTTCACATTCCTAAAGAAGATGTGAACTTGAAATTTCTTGTCTAA
- the LOC126409894 gene encoding uncharacterized protein LOC126409894 translates to MWRHPSRKNENKQSPGFTYKSAKSAACLGIYRRRVGTSREDTGASTTFSSIPLRFCILSPYRFYTRTSKPLSCSVQPATASGMGVSVSFPAGSFSVCLIREEITPLAFQNWCFCSTFVFLFIEDRIGGCHLLANLPQAVFGTLKHPGQHALFPQNIPPVIFE, encoded by the exons ATGTGGCGTCATCCCTCgagaaagaatgaaaacaagcagtCCCCTGGTTTCACTTATAAATCGGCAAAGTCAGCAGCGTGCTTAGGAATCTACCGAAGGAGAGTAGGAACGAGCAGGGAAGATACAGGGGCGTCCACCACCTTTTCTTCCATCCCCCTTCGGTTCTGTATATTATCGCCTTATCG CTTCTACACGCGCACATCGAAGCCTCTCTCTTGCTCAGTTCAGCCGGCGACGGCGTCCGGCATGGGAGTTTCTGTCTCGTTTCCTGCTGGTTCCTTCTCTGTCTGCCTCATCCGTGAAGAAATTACCCCGTTGGCCTTCCAGAATTGGTGTTTTTGTTCAacgtttgtttttcttttcattgaagACCGAATTGGAGGTTGTCACTTGCTAGCCAACTTACCTCAAGCCGTCTTTGGAACGCTCAAGCACCCTGGTCAGCACGCCTTGTTTCCTCAAAATATTCCTCCTGTAATCTTTGAGTAG